DNA sequence from the bacterium genome:
TTCAGCCGCCGAAGAGGATGGACGGCGTCTTCTCAACTCGAGGTTATTGTCAAAACCTTTGCCCCGCGTATTTTTCTCATCTTGAGCTCTATGAGCGCCTCGTTGGCCTTCTCCAGCGCAAACTCTTGATATTCCGGCCTGATCTGCATCTCGGCCGCCAGAGTCAGAAAATCGGCCACATCGGCGCGGGTGACATTGGCGACACTCTTGATTTCTTTTTCCATCCACAGATGGCTGGGATAATCCAAGGTGGTCAGCGCCGCCTTGTCATGCTCTTCCTTGCCGATGGCGTTGATGACCAGCCGGCCGCCCGGCGACAAATTCCGCAATGCGCCCAGCACCGGCCGCCATACCGGAGTGGTGTCGATGATGCAGTCCAGTTTTTCCGGCGCGGTTTCGTCATGATCGCCCGCCCAGGCGGCGCCGAGCTCCCGGCTGAACGCTCTTTCACTTTCGCTGCGTGCGAAGACAAAGATGGAAACATGTGGAAACAGATGTTTCAC
Encoded proteins:
- a CDS encoding alcohol dehydrogenase; amino-acid sequence: VKHLFPHVSIFVFARSESERAFSRELGAAWAGDHDETAPEKLDCIIDTTPVWRPVLGALRNLSPGGRLVINAIGKEEHDKAALTTLDYPSHLWMEKEIKSVANVTRADVADFLTLAAEMQIRPEYQEFALEKANEALIELKMRKIRGAKVLTITSS